A region from the Diadema setosum chromosome 13, eeDiaSeto1, whole genome shotgun sequence genome encodes:
- the LOC140236539 gene encoding 4-galactosyl-N-acetylglucosaminide 3-alpha-L-fucosyltransferase FUT6-like has product MLIVNDHLGKETVAELHDFRKDKQDLAVEHHLDNVTATSMSLCLKRIHIFGDLKDFKPASQLDSLYELFTQSFESKQAASIRCEELTGSCSVELSLGTDVAEFRGKDAVIFGMLPTAFRGRMETLINTTPEPGQTWIFYSTHSPHRLVQRNQELQLSQLKYHKLMTYRWDSDINVRYAKYRVFRNGTDPAKKLSDEDISNKKNLIAWMSSNCHEVFWPRKPFLSRLRARLPLHEYGDCGNRRCLPKRSDKCVGVMQQYKFQLILGNTECNDLIPDDFWTLALANGVVPVIYGVPKSDLERMAPPNSYIHIADYKSLDDLANLIKDLGKDQAEYSRFFDWREVGRLQFSSSIQPEEVCRTLPHLSDGKPQALKTLGKSSWFTGCRKNPDASALQLFTPDRQYKAFNHWALWKVY; this is encoded by the coding sequence ATGCTGATAGTCAACGATCACCTCGGGAAGGAAACCGTTGCTGAATTACATGACTTCCGAAAAGACAAACAGGATTTAGCTGTGGAGCATCACTTGGATAACGTCACCGCAACTTCAATGAGCTTATGCCTGAAAAGAATTCACATATTCGGTGACCTGAAGGACTTTAAGCCAGCAAGCCAACTTGATAGTTTGTACGAACTTTTTACACAGAGTTTTGAAAGTAAGCAAGCCGCGAGCATTCGATGCGAAGAATTAACCGGTAGTTGTTCGGTCGAGCTGTCTCTTGGTACCGATGTCGCCGAGTTTCGTGGGAAAGACGCGGTCATTTTCGGGATGTTACCGACGGCGTTCCGAGGACGCATGGAAACGTTGATAAATACAACACCGGAACCGGGACAGACCTGGATTTTCTACAGCACCCACTCACCCCATCGGCTAGTGCAGAGGAATCAAGAGCTCCAGTTATCTCAGCTGAAATACCACAAGTTAATGACGTACAGATGGGATTCGGACATAAATGTGCGATATGCGAAGTATCGCGTCTTTCGCAACGGTACGGATCCGGCGAAGAAGCTGTCTGATGAAGACATCTCGAACAAGAAAAATCTCATTGCATGGATGTCCAGTAATTGTCATGAAGTGTTCTGGCCGCGCAAGCCCTTTCTGAGCAGACTGCGGGCGCGCTTACCGCTTCATGAGTACGGCGACTGCGGTAATAGACGTTGCTTGCCGAAGCGGTCCGACAAATGCGTCGGAGTCATGCAACAGTACAAATTTCAACTCATTCTCGGCAACACGGAATGCAACGACCTCATCCCGGACGACTTTTGGACGCTGGCTCTTGCCAATGGTGTCGTTCCGGTCATTTATGGCGTTCCCAAATCGGACCTGGAGAGGATGGCCCCACCAAACTCATACATTCACATAGCTGATTATAAATCCCTCGACGATTTGGCCAACCTAATCAAAGATTTGGGTAAGGATCAAGCAGAATACAGCAGGTTTTTCGACTGGAGAGAAGTGGGACGCCTACAATTCTCTTCTTCGATTCAGCCAGAGGAGGTCTGCAGGACGCTTCCTCATCTATCCGACGGTAAACCTCAGGCTTTGAAGACTCTGGGCAAGTCCAGCTGGTTTACCGGCTGTCGCAAGAACCCGGATGCAAGTGCGCTCCAATTGTTCACTCCTGATCGGCAGTACAAGGCGTTCAACCACTGGGCACTTTGGAAAGTATACTGA
- the LOC140236540 gene encoding uncharacterized protein: MTGHGNVSLGHNFTSTMPMVALQPSTSILVPIVMFSIGATGNIIALGMYHCSSSWHRGTAFYGLLRGFFLTSIVGYLTVYPVMISVHVRGLRWIGGSRMCDFHGFVVLTFGMSLAYITGVLGFERFLAACRPYTYNRKVEPRKIPFVLVLLWLVSIFTGILPLVGFGRISLQYPSTWCFIDWRNEETVGRLFSSVLATIVVSVILLVVVSIFAATIGASYRTSKKCHGTIAGKDADSGSYSLAMTTDDNPHRIPRRYFAADRALMWATIHYDILASGFLVCYIPVVMRIISNVSGQQINNFKNMAAMHWAEFYPAFCPWLYILLHEQIWMRLTCREPPYRDVPYTRASSRRRSSGNRASPADNDYVREAESGGRREPVDVSSTSNHINVVMHDHVDGYVVGGLQEDDDEVESALIRSARKRLEFIKEDDSRENSSDSSPPAIETPPGSDSPKKITTIHRSLDDDTSTSSSTTSTPEHLTIPSTNPSHHQPPGLPTADGSDLSCPSSSQEHQTPLPSSPSSETPEGCLTANRVTSQQRPMTSADGKPIIISPNSPNKTKRSSVVVSAPKAKLTVTTSHPTANGPVIQNHVNAVRSMSGGTPRTGYKATRGAYVRVDDVAFESPTNKPSTFAKAGRKESMI; this comes from the exons ATGACAGGCCACGGGAATGTATCCCTTGGGCACAATTTCACCTCAACTATGCCGATGGTGGCTCTGCAACCAAGCACCAGCATTCTGGTACCTATCGTCATGTTTTCGATCGGGGCGACGGGTAATATCATTGCCTTAGGGATGTACCACTGTTCGTCGTCATGGCACCGCGGGACGGCATTCTACGGATTACTCCGCGGGTTCTTCCTCACCAGCATCGTTGGGTACCTCACGGTGTACCCTGTCATGATATCTGTACACGTGCGCGGCTTGCGTTGGATCGGCGGGTCGCGCATGTGCGATTTCCACGGGTTTGTCGTCCTCACCTTCGGGATGTCTCTCGCGTACATCACCGGCGTCCTTGGCTTTGAGCGCTTCCTAGCCGCGTGCCGCCCATACACGTACAATCGTAAAGTAGAGCCCCGCAAGATCCCTTTCGTCTTGGTTTTACTGTGGCTAGTCTCCATCTTCACGGGGATTCTGCCCTTGGTGGGATTTGGGCGAATCTCCTTGCAGTACCCGTCCACCTGGTGCTTCATCGATTGGCGAAACGAGGAAACCGTCGGCCGTCTATTTAGTAGCGTTCTAGCGACTATCGTTGTCTCCGTCATCCTCCTCGTCGTAGTGTCTATCTTCGCCGCCACGATCGGTGCGTCGTACAGAACTTCCAAGAAATGCCACGGAACTATCGCTGGCAAGGACGCCGACTCGGGTAGCTACAGCTTGGCCATGACCACCGATGATAACCCGCACAGGATCCCCAGGAGATATTTTGCAGCTGACCGCGCACTCATGTGGGCCACTATTCATTACGACATTCTGGCTTCCGGATTTTTAGTTTGTTACATTCCCGTCGTA ATGAGAATTATCTCCAACGTATCCGGTCAGCAGATcaacaacttcaaaaatatggCGGCCATGCACTGGGCAGAGTTTTACCCGGCCTTCTGCCCGTGGCTGTACATCCTGCTTCACGAGCAGATCTGGATGAGACTGACCTGCAGGGAACCACCCTACCGCGACGTACCGTACACACGAGCCAGCAGCCGGAGGCGGAGTAGTGGGAACAGGGCCTCCCCTGCTGACAACGACTACGTGCGAGAGGCCGAGTCCGGCGGCAGGCGCGAACCTGTCGACGTGTCGTCCACCAGCAACCACATCAACGTCGTCATGCACGATCACGTCGACGGGTACGTGGTCGGTGGTCTGCAGGAAGATGACGATGAGGTCGAGTCTGCATTGATACGATCGGCAAGAAAGAGGCTGGAATTCATCAAAGAGGACGATTCAAGAGAGAATTCAAGCGATAG TTCACCACCTGCCATAGAAACACCTCCAGGTTCTGATTCACCAAAGAAAATTACGACCATACACAGGTCACTCGACGACGACACGTCCACGTCTTCATCAACGACTTCGACCCCTGAACATTTAACCATCCCCTCAACGAACCCGTCGCATCATCAGCCACCGGGTTTGCCGACAGCTGATGGTTCAGACCTCTCTTGTCCTTCGTCATCCCAGGAACACCAAACGCCTTTACCTTCATCACCTTCCTCAGAAACGCCAGAAGGCTGTCTCACCGCTAACCGGGTGACATCGCAGCAGCGTCCAATGACTTCCGCTGATGGAAAACCTATTATCATTTCCCCAAACTCGCCGAACAAGACGAAACGGTCGAGCGTGGTGGTCTCAGCGCCAAAGGCGAAACTAACTGTCACTACCAGTCACCCGACGGCAAACGGCCCCGTTATACAAAACCACGTGAACGCTGTTAGAAGTATGAGTGGCGGTACGCCACGAACTGGTTACAAAGCAACAAGGGGAGCTTACGTTCGCGTAGATGACGTTGCTTTCGAAAGTCCAACGAATAAGCCAAGCACTTTTGCGAAGGCGGGACGCAAGGAATCTATGATATGA